The region CTTGAAGAAAAAGGTCTATTATTTACTATTAAAGAAGCTACTTTTTTATATTCTCTAACTTCACCATATTCTTTAAAAACTCTCTCAAGTTCATTTTGAGAATATGTATTTACTACAACAGATGCATCTAAACTTTGCATCTGATCCATTCTCATATCTAAAGTATCACCATCAAATCCAAAACCACGTTCATTTTTATCTAGTTGTAGAGATGATACACCAATATCAGCTAAAATACCTCTAATATTAAAACCTCTAAAAGTTTCAAGTACATGTTCAAAATTACCTTTATTGAAAATTACTCTTGTAGAAAATTCTTCTAATCTCTTTTTTGAAAATAATAAAGCTTCATCATCTTGGTCATTACATATTAATTGTATATTTTCATTTTGACTAATAAGTCCAAAACTATGTCCTGCATAACCTGTAGTACAATCTATAATATACCCTTCATTTACTTTATTAAATGCTTCTAGTGTTTCATTATAAAGTACGGGAATATGAGGAATTTCCATTAAATTAATCCTTGGTGATATTTTATTAGTTTATCTTTTAATTAGGTATATTATATAATACCCAAAAAATAATTTAAGGTTTTTTAAAATGATAGATAATAAGACAGTTAAACTACTAAGTGATTTATCTTTAACAATGTTTAGAAAAAACTTCTTTGGTATTTATCATGGTGCGATATCTGCAAAACAAGACCACAATTCTTTTGTAATAAATAAATCAGATGCAATTTTTGATGAAATGTCTGATAACTCTTTTTGTAAACTTAATATGAATAAACAAGATTATAGATGGAAAGTAGCAAGTATAGAGTCTCATATTCACTCTACTATATACAATAATATACATGAAGCAAAATATATTGCCTTTGGAGTTCCAATCTATACTACAGCTTATACTTTTGAACATGATGAAATTATATTTGATGATTTTTTTGGTAAAACAACTTTTCCTACAATTAAAGTATATGATCCTGGAGATTATAATACTTGGTACGATAGAAATGCTTTAGAAATTACAAAATACTTAAAAGAAACAAATGAACATATTATGGTTATAAAAGGAATTGGTACATATGTATATGATAGAGACATCAATAATCTAGTAAAAAGAATAGCCATTTTAGAGAACTCTTGTAGGCTTTTAAGTATAAAATCATCATTTAAATAATAAAAATTTACATTTTTTACATTTTTTACCCTACAAAGTCCCAAATTTTAGCTATTTTAAAGCTTAAATACTATAAAGTTTATCAAATTTAATCTTACACAAGGAGTTCATCAATGAACAAAGCTGAATTTATCGACGCAGTAGCTGCAAAAGCTGGTTTATCAAAAAAAGATTCTAAAGGTGCAGTAGATGCAGTATTAGAAACAATTACAGAAACATTAGTTAAAAGAGAAACTGTTAGTTTCATCGGATTTGGTACATTTAGTACTGCTGCTAGAGCAGAAAGAACTGCAAAAGTTCCAGGTACAGACAAAACTGTTAAAGTACCAGCTACAACTGTTGCAAAATTCAAAGTTGGAAAAGCGTTAAAAGAAGCTGTTGCAGCTAAATAATTGTTTTTCAATTAATATTGAAAAGGGCTCATCTTTGATGAGTCCTTTTTTAATGTCTAAAAACTATCTGCCCGTATGGTGAAATTGGTAAACACGTCGGATTCAAAATCCGATGACCTCACGGTCTTGTCGGTTCGAGTCCGACTACGGGTACCATATATATTATTTCAAATAACTATCAGAAGTAATCCCATTTTTTTCCATATAAGTAATATCACTTTTCCTTACTACTCCTGTTTTTTCTTTCCACTCAGTTAGAATTGCTCCAAATGCTCCAGTAAAAAAAAGACTAAAACATACTATTATTTTAAATATTATATTCATTTTCCACTACTTAATTTAATTTATTTCTTAATTAAATTCTAATACTAATTAACTAAATCCAGTGTTAATCAAAAGATGATAAAGTACCACTTTAGATTATAAATTTTACGGTATTTAGAATATTTAAGTTAAGTTTTCTTCTGTAATGTGAAAAGTTATTAAATTCCAGTAACCATCAGAAAAAGAATAGACTCTATTAAATATAAATCTCTTCAATATTTTTTTATCATTTCTATATTCAAAAAACCAAAATTTACCAAAAGTATTAATCATTGTATAATCTTTTGAATGTTTTATTTTATAGATCTCACTTTTAAACTCTTTCTTATTTTCTGTGAGTAGTTTATATCTACGCATATGATTAATACCTGAGTAAAGACCATTATAGATTACTCCATAATAATCCGAAGTAGGCATTTTTAAATAAACCCTATTTAAAAAAACTTTTTCTAATTCAAACACAGTATTTGGAAGACTAAGAACATCTTTAATATCTGCATTGATTTTTTTAATACCTTTTTTTTTCTTTTTTACATCTTCCACTAATTTATTATTTTCCCATAGATTTCTTTTTAACTTTTCAATTGCATTTTTATATCCATGAGTTCTAAATTTATTTTTATCAATTTTTGAAGTCCTATCTATAAACCTTTTTACTTCTTTATTTTTTCTTGAATTTAAATGAATAAATAATACTCTTTCTAATATAAAATTTAATTTTTTTTCATCACTAGGAGCTGAAAATCTTTTCTTTAATATTCTTAATGATTTTGCTTGACTTTCTAAAAGAGGATATTTTATTGTATCATCATAAAAAGGGTATTCCATAAGTTTTTGCTCGTCTATACTATCCTTTTTATCCAACTCATCTAATTGATTATAAAAATCTTCAATTGCCTTATAGTTTCCAGTTTCAATAGGGTGAGAACCAATTTTCATTGATTTTATAAATTCTTTAATTATGTCTTTTACATAATCCTTTAATTCAGGGAAATGAGTTACTATTAATTTATCTAAGAGCAAATCAAAAACATATAAAGTTATATTTGGATCTGAGAATATTTTAATTACCTCTCTAACTTCTTTTTCTCTTTGCATTTGTTTTAACATTTTCTTTGTATCTATTTCTTGCCAAAATTTATTCTTTCTTCTAGTTTCAAGAAAAACATTCATCTCACTTCTCAACCTTTTCCTTTCTTGAAAAGTTTGAGCATTTTCTATTAATCTTTCAAATCTATCAATCTTATTACTTAATTGTAAAAATTCATCATGATAAGGAGTTACAGTTTCCCAATGAGGTGCAGTTATTAAAATTGTTTCAATATATTTGTCACCTGCAGATACATTTATTGTTAATACCAATAAAATAGATAAAATATATTTCATATAAAATCCTTTTTTTGTTATTAATCTTAACATAATTTTATATGTTGTTAAATTTATTTACATTGAAAGTCTAGCCATTAAACAAAAGCAAAAAAATTTATTAAATTTATCCATAAGTAATTTTATTAGACCTTTATACATTTATTCTTTAGAAAGAAATAATTTTTATTTTTTAAATTAAAAAGCCTTTATACTACTTATGAAAACTAATTCTTCCTATTAATAATTTTTTAAACTTATAAGTTATAAAATAGACTTAGAACTTCCTTAAAGGAGTATTCATGCAAGTAAATAATAATATACAACTAGACCAATCTGTTTACTTAAATGCTAATCAGGCATTAAATAGAATTGCAACAGGGCTTGATATTAATAGTGCAGCAGATGATGCATCAGGCTTAGCAATAGCAGAAAACTTAAGAGTACAAACAAGTGGTATTTCTCAATCAATAGACAATGTTAACAGTGGTTTAGCATCTTTACAAATTGCAGATAAAGCTATCTCAGAACAATCTAATATTCTAGATACAGTAAAAGAGAAGTTGTTACAAGCTTCTACAGATACAACATCTCAAGATGGAAGAGAATCGCTTCTAACAGAGATTAAAGACTTACTTGAAAACTTTGACAATATTGCAAGTAGCACAAATTACAATGAACAAACTTTACTTCAAAATACAAATGAAGATAAAAGTATTTCTCAAGGACTTGAGGTTCAAGCTGGAGAAAAATCTGAAGATATAATTGATTCAGAAGGAATACAATCAAATACCCAAGGTGTAGGATTAGAAGCCTTATTAAATCAAGATCCAGATTCTTTTAGTGCTGAAGAGGCAAGAGGATATTTAGAAAATGTAGACAATGCTATAAGTACTGTAAATGACTATAGAGGGGAAATAGGTTCAACTCAAAACCAATTACAAAGTTCAGCAGCTAACTTACTTACACAAAGTACCCAACTAACTGCAGCAAGTTCTATTATTCAAGATATTGATTATGCAAAAGAGACATCAAATTTTAGTAAACAAAATGTTTTAGCTCAAATTGGAGCATATGCAGCAGCTCAATCAAATAATATTAATCAAGGTATTGTAACTAGATTATTATCATAAATAAAAAAGTAAAGCTAAAATAGCTTTACTTTTTAAAAACTTATCGTATGAGTAATTTTTATTTTTCTTTTAGGTCTGTTAGTGATTTTATAATGTTCTTCACCATTGTAGACAAAATAATTTTTATATCCAGTTATGATTTTTCTTTTAACTCTTTTATGTGATACGTCATAACATTCTGTTCTTGTTTCATATCTATAGTCATCATCATATCTGTCGTTATATCTATTATTGTATCTTGGCTTATAATTATTTCTAATCTCATGGGCAACTTTTGCTCCTAGTAGTCCACCTACTATTTGAGCGGCTACTCTACCATTTCCTTTTCCAATCTGACTACCTAGTACTGCACCAGCAGCTGTACCTATAAGAGTATCGACACCTAATTCATCATTATAATTATTTGAAGAATAATATCTATCATCGTAATTATCATTAATTTTGTATCTTACTTCTTTACACTCTCTTTTAGGTTGCCTATTATATTTATATTCATAAATTGGTTCACTATATCTAACTTTTGCATAATCATAAAATCTATCACTACCTGCAAAAGATGAGGACACCAATAATAATCCTACTAGAAAAATCTTTTTCATAGTCTTTTCCTTTTAACTTATAAATACCTAGTTTGTATTATTTTAAATTTGCAATATGTTCAGCAACAGCTTTCATATCTGCATCTGAAAGTCTTGCAACTTGACCTTTCATAAC is a window of Arcobacter sp. LA11 DNA encoding:
- the rsmH gene encoding 16S rRNA (cytosine(1402)-N(4))-methyltransferase RsmH, which codes for MEIPHIPVLYNETLEAFNKVNEGYIIDCTTGYAGHSFGLISQNENIQLICNDQDDEALLFSKKRLEEFSTRVIFNKGNFEHVLETFRGFNIRGILADIGVSSLQLDKNERGFGFDGDTLDMRMDQMQSLDASVVVNTYSQNELERVFKEYGEVREYKKVASLIVNNRPFSSSKELADFLSKKMYKGKIHPATLPFQGIRIEVNDELGVLERLFDSIEEMKPSNCIVAIISFHSLEDRIVKNYFKKWTKSCICPPDVFRCTCGNNHSLGKIITKKPIIPTKEEIKQNPRSRSSKLRIFKFD
- a CDS encoding glycine zipper 2TM domain-containing protein — protein: MKKIFLVGLLLVSSSFAGSDRFYDYAKVRYSEPIYEYKYNRQPKRECKEVRYKINDNYDDRYYSSNNYNDELGVDTLIGTAAGAVLGSQIGKGNGRVAAQIVGGLLGAKVAHEIRNNYKPRYNNRYNDRYDDDYRYETRTECYDVSHKRVKRKIITGYKNYFVYNGEEHYKITNRPKRKIKITHTISF
- a CDS encoding class II aldolase and adducin N-terminal domain-containing protein — its product is MIDNKTVKLLSDLSLTMFRKNFFGIYHGAISAKQDHNSFVINKSDAIFDEMSDNSFCKLNMNKQDYRWKVASIESHIHSTIYNNIHEAKYIAFGVPIYTTAYTFEHDEIIFDDFFGKTTFPTIKVYDPGDYNTWYDRNALEITKYLKETNEHIMVIKGIGTYVYDRDINNLVKRIAILENSCRLLSIKSSFK
- a CDS encoding HU family DNA-binding protein codes for the protein MNKAEFIDAVAAKAGLSKKDSKGAVDAVLETITETLVKRETVSFIGFGTFSTAARAERTAKVPGTDKTVKVPATTVAKFKVGKALKEAVAAK
- a CDS encoding flagellin, whose translation is MQVNNNIQLDQSVYLNANQALNRIATGLDINSAADDASGLAIAENLRVQTSGISQSIDNVNSGLASLQIADKAISEQSNILDTVKEKLLQASTDTTSQDGRESLLTEIKDLLENFDNIASSTNYNEQTLLQNTNEDKSISQGLEVQAGEKSEDIIDSEGIQSNTQGVGLEALLNQDPDSFSAEEARGYLENVDNAISTVNDYRGEIGSTQNQLQSSAANLLTQSTQLTAASSIIQDIDYAKETSNFSKQNVLAQIGAYAAAQSNNINQGIVTRLLS